One window of Helicobacter winghamensis ATCC BAA-430 genomic DNA carries:
- the serS gene encoding serine--tRNA ligase produces MIDLKLLVNDFNAVVEKLSKRNIEATLLETLRQSSLNYKQKKIALEELQAEQNAKTKLFAKYKQEGGDINALKIECDGLKTKIDLYAKELEVWENQLQELTHNIPNIPDSKTPFGKDESDNVELKKVLEIPQFDFKPKEHWELAEQNGWIDFERGVKLAKSRFSVFMGMGAKLERALINYMLDFNSARGFSEVGTPVIANAQTLFGTGQLPKFEEDLFKISDFKDEESGKGHALYLIPTAEATLTNLYSDEILKEDMLPVMLTAYTPCFRKEAGSAGRDTRGIIRQHQFDKVELVALTMPQDSDMMQERMIACASELLVSLGLPHRLVQLCGGDLGFSASNTVDIEVWLPGQNCYREISSISNTRDFQARRAKIRYKDSNKKNVLVHTLNGSSLAVGRTLVAIMENYQNADGSINIPPVLEPYLR; encoded by the coding sequence ATGATTGATTTAAAACTTCTTGTTAATGATTTTAATGCTGTTGTGGAAAAACTTTCAAAACGCAATATTGAAGCAACTTTGTTAGAAACTTTGCGTCAGAGCAGTTTAAACTACAAGCAAAAGAAAATTGCCCTAGAAGAGTTACAAGCTGAACAAAATGCTAAAACAAAGCTTTTTGCAAAATACAAGCAAGAAGGGGGTGATATTAACGCGCTTAAAATAGAATGCGATGGGCTTAAAACAAAGATTGATTTATATGCAAAAGAATTAGAAGTTTGGGAAAATCAACTCCAAGAACTCACGCATAATATTCCAAATATCCCAGATTCTAAAACACCTTTTGGCAAAGATGAGAGCGATAATGTGGAGCTTAAAAAGGTGCTAGAGATTCCACAATTTGACTTTAAGCCTAAAGAGCATTGGGAATTAGCGGAGCAAAATGGATGGATTGACTTTGAGCGGGGAGTGAAACTTGCAAAGAGTCGCTTTAGTGTATTTATGGGAATGGGGGCAAAGCTAGAGAGAGCATTAATTAATTATATGTTAGATTTTAATAGCGCGCGTGGGTTTAGCGAAGTTGGCACGCCAGTAATTGCAAATGCACAAACGCTTTTTGGCACGGGGCAGTTGCCTAAATTTGAAGAGGATTTGTTTAAGATTTCTGATTTTAAAGATGAAGAGAGCGGTAAGGGACACGCATTATACTTGATTCCAACGGCTGAAGCAACGCTTACAAATCTTTATAGTGATGAGATTTTGAAAGAAGATATGCTTCCTGTAATGCTAACAGCTTATACGCCTTGTTTTAGAAAAGAAGCAGGAAGCGCTGGAAGAGATACGCGCGGGATTATTAGACAGCACCAATTTGACAAAGTGGAGCTTGTAGCACTCACAATGCCACAAGATAGCGATATGATGCAAGAAAGAATGATTGCTTGTGCTTCGGAGTTGCTTGTTTCTTTGGGACTTCCGCATCGTTTGGTGCAACTTTGTGGTGGGGACTTGGGCTTTAGTGCAAGTAATACGGTGGATATTGAAGTATGGCTTCCAGGACAGAATTGTTATAGGGAGATTAGCTCTATTTCTAACACAAGAGATTTTCAAGCAAGAAGGGCTAAAATTCGCTATAAAGATTCCAATAAAAAGAATGTCCTAGTGCATACATTAAATGGTTCAAGTTTGGCAGTGGGTAGAACACTTGTAGCTATTATGGAGAATTACCAAAATGCAGATGGCAGTATTAATATCCCGCCTGTTTTAGAGCCATATTTGAGATAG
- a CDS encoding MATE family efflux transporter, producing the protein MRFFSKERSRRILNIAIPSGLNSLLDIINLSIDLLMIGTFGASAIVAVGVSLNFIMLMFAFTTIVFVGNSALVARFLGAKDQKSANEVVLSLTFASFCLSLPLMMFGFFGYELFFSWIGISEQAHSIGSAYLGIVLFSIPLLLVKQVSISAFSAAGATKFPFYIKIAITLINPFVKFVLIFGFVFIPSFGVIGAAIGTLIINFLETLALFLLLLLYKKSPIALKGRINFDFIKRAFIVGIPSGAERFLTLFAILFMTKFVALYGTYDLAGYQIATRIEGFVFMPGFGFMIAAMALMGQNLGAKKPLEAKYSTLNTLLLGGIFMGIVGFVMSVFAPQISEFFSKDIETISGSVKYLIPIGISQVAFAFICILDGALRGAGITKITLIINSVMIWGLRVIPCYFIATFGYPVVYIYICICVETFLRAFVYWKIFQSGIWKKQKI; encoded by the coding sequence TTGCGTTTTTTTTCCAAAGAGAGAAGTCGCAGGATTTTAAATATTGCAATTCCTTCTGGATTAAACTCACTTTTGGATATTATTAATCTTAGCATTGATTTGTTGATGATTGGCACTTTTGGCGCAAGCGCTATTGTAGCGGTGGGTGTTAGCTTGAATTTTATTATGCTAATGTTTGCCTTTACAACGATTGTATTCGTGGGGAATAGCGCGCTTGTGGCTAGATTTTTAGGGGCAAAGGATCAAAAAAGCGCAAATGAAGTTGTGCTAAGTTTAACCTTTGCTTCCTTTTGTTTGTCGTTACCTTTGATGATGTTTGGGTTTTTTGGTTATGAGCTTTTTTTTTCTTGGATTGGAATCTCAGAACAAGCCCATAGTATTGGAAGCGCATATTTGGGAATAGTGCTTTTTAGTATACCTTTACTTTTGGTTAAACAAGTGAGTATTTCTGCATTTTCTGCTGCTGGGGCTACAAAATTTCCTTTTTATATTAAAATTGCAATTACGCTTATTAATCCTTTTGTTAAATTTGTATTGATTTTTGGCTTTGTTTTTATCCCATCTTTTGGGGTGATTGGTGCGGCTATTGGGACATTGATTATCAATTTTTTAGAAACTTTAGCGCTCTTTTTGCTTTTGTTGTTGTATAAAAAAAGCCCTATTGCGCTAAAGGGGCGGATTAATTTTGATTTTATTAAGCGTGCTTTTATTGTGGGGATTCCAAGTGGAGCGGAGCGCTTTTTAACGCTTTTTGCGATTTTGTTTATGACAAAATTTGTTGCATTGTATGGGACTTATGATTTGGCGGGTTACCAGATTGCAACAAGAATTGAAGGGTTTGTCTTTATGCCCGGATTTGGCTTTATGATTGCTGCAATGGCGTTAATGGGGCAAAATTTGGGCGCTAAGAAGCCATTAGAAGCAAAATATTCTACTTTAAACACTCTGCTATTGGGTGGAATCTTTATGGGAATTGTAGGCTTTGTGATGAGTGTTTTTGCTCCGCAAATTTCGGAGTTTTTTAGCAAAGATATTGAAACAATTAGTGGGAGTGTGAAATATTTAATCCCTATTGGAATCTCACAAGTTGCTTTTGCTTTTATCTGTATTTTAGATGGGGCATTGCGTGGGGCTGGAATTACAAAAATCACGCTAATAATTAATAGCGTGATGATTTGGGGATTACGCGTTATTCCTTGCTATTTTATTGCGACATTTGGGTATCCTGTGGTTTATATTTATATTTGCATTTGTGTGGAGACATTTTTGAGAGCTTTTGTGTATTGGAAGATTTTTCAAAGTGGGATATGGAAAAAACAAAAAATATAG
- the flgD gene encoding flagellar hook assembly protein FlgD: protein MSTISTLSGNYQYPSTRSNPILPSGVREKEEENNTSSGGGTSSGGSTESGGGTSSGGGTSSGGSTESGGGTSSGGGTSSGGSTESGGGTSSGGGTSSGGGTDNPLGDKPIPDKNQEDSNSLSNEAFMRLFLEQLKNQDPTAPMETQEILTQTAQLTQVEAQEKMKKAMEDMTTTMKSMQETNKATIEAQNKLVETQKKMLETMGVLAGSIQDSSILGGYNTVGMIGNIAETAFTALKVEKNEPIEFELYFDEPIDPEKGSPKITITDKDNNVIREIDLAEKNPDGSYKYKGKQGYIAFEWDTRNNKGEFMSKGDYTVRAEYNLDKDTNKYKETQLGRGEVQSIVFDQGVPYVKLGDKLTVPIIYVTSYYKKTGEGVDLPDLPKPEDKA from the coding sequence ATGTCAACAATCTCAACTTTAAGTGGAAATTATCAATACCCATCAACTAGATCTAATCCAATTCTACCTAGTGGGGTTAGAGAAAAAGAAGAAGAAAATAACACAAGTTCAGGTGGTGGAACAAGCTCAGGAGGAAGCACAGAAAGTGGGGGTGGAACAAGTTCAGGTGGTGGAACAAGCTCAGGAGGAAGCACAGAAAGTGGGGGTGGAACAAGTTCAGGTGGTGGAACAAGCTCAGGAGGAAGCACAGAAAGTGGGGGTGGAACAAGCTCAGGTGGTGGAACAAGCAGTGGGGGTGGGACAGACAACCCATTAGGCGACAAGCCAATTCCAGATAAAAACCAAGAAGACAGCAATTCCTTATCCAATGAAGCTTTTATGCGTTTATTCTTAGAACAATTAAAAAATCAAGATCCAACAGCTCCTATGGAAACACAAGAGATACTAACACAGACTGCACAACTTACACAAGTTGAAGCGCAAGAAAAAATGAAAAAAGCAATGGAAGATATGACGACAACAATGAAATCCATGCAAGAAACCAACAAAGCAACCATTGAAGCGCAAAATAAACTTGTAGAAACACAGAAAAAAATGCTAGAAACAATGGGTGTTTTAGCAGGAAGCATCCAAGATAGCTCTATTCTTGGTGGTTATAACACAGTTGGAATGATAGGAAATATCGCCGAAACAGCATTTACTGCACTCAAAGTAGAAAAAAACGAGCCTATTGAGTTTGAGTTATATTTTGATGAACCAATTGATCCAGAAAAAGGCTCACCCAAAATTACAATTACCGATAAAGACAATAATGTAATCCGTGAAATTGACTTGGCAGAGAAAAACCCAGACGGATCCTATAAATATAAAGGTAAGCAAGGCTATATCGCTTTTGAATGGGATACTAGAAATAATAAAGGGGAGTTTATGAGCAAAGGCGATTACACAGTAAGAGCCGAATATAATCTTGATAAAGATACAAACAAATATAAAGAAACACAATTAGGAAGAGGTGAAGTGCAAAGCATTGTCTTTGATCAAGGTGTTCCCTATGTTAAATTGGGAGATAAATTAACTGTTCCAATTATCTATGTAACCTCTTATTATAAAAAAACAGGTGAAGGTGTGGATTTACCCGATCTGCCAAAACCAGAAGATAAAGCCTAA
- a CDS encoding TIGR02757 family protein, translating into MLPKNPTKKILKVFLEEQYQSFNTECAVSEEFLDPLFVAREFKNEKVALFCALFAYGNVRAILNFLQSCNLRDLLDSNRNCKLQTNKPYRFQSNAEIQDFFSALQYLGSLEDIFYQGYQKVGIQNGILGGIQNLQRAIYERLENPNSKGLQFLLGAPITEKNTSPLKRWNLFLRWMVRKDCLDLGLWNSVDKRDLLLPLDTHTFRISQRLGLLERKSYDYKAVLEVSQSLREFNPSDPIKYDFALYRIGQLGLLD; encoded by the coding sequence ATGCTTCCTAAAAATCCTACTAAAAAAATCTTAAAAGTATTTTTAGAAGAACAATATCAGAGTTTTAACACAGAATGCGCTGTGAGTGAAGAGTTTTTGGATCCTTTGTTTGTGGCAAGAGAGTTTAAGAATGAGAAGGTTGCTTTGTTTTGTGCATTGTTTGCCTATGGTAATGTTAGAGCGATTTTAAATTTTTTGCAAAGTTGTAATTTGAGAGATTTGCTAGACTCTAATAGAAATTGTAAATTACAAACAAATAAACCTTATCGTTTTCAAAGCAATGCAGAAATTCAGGATTTCTTTAGCGCGTTGCAGTATTTAGGGTCTTTGGAGGATATTTTTTATCAAGGGTATCAAAAAGTTGGAATCCAAAATGGCATTTTAGGTGGAATCCAAAATTTGCAACGCGCAATTTATGAGCGTTTGGAAAATCCTAATTCTAAGGGTTTGCAGTTTTTACTAGGTGCGCCAATTACTGAGAAAAACACTTCGCCTTTAAAAAGATGGAATCTTTTTTTACGCTGGATGGTTAGAAAGGATTGTTTGGATTTGGGCTTGTGGAATAGTGTGGATAAAAGGGATTTGCTCTTGCCGCTTGATACGCATACTTTTAGAATCTCACAAAGATTAGGATTATTAGAGCGCAAGAGTTATGATTATAAAGCAGTGCTTGAAGTAAGCCAAAGTTTAAGAGAGTTTAATCCAAGCGATCCGATTAAATATGATTTTGCGCTTTATAGAATCGGACAGCTTGGGCTTTTAGATTAG
- a CDS encoding flagellar hook-basal body complex protein — protein MVGSFYNGISGIKTHQFGIDSTSNNIANVNTTGYRGNLPEFKSLFATNLNFINSNSPINNDYNYGATIGSNAINSNDGTYVKADGDFNVAYSGKGWFVVGLDKSGEFDIKSPNYTGTQQNFFTRDGSFSLDGEGYLVNSSGYYMYGINLGKIAADGTLTGTNNLEADYAALGGSKLEPLQIPKDLHYKPTLTTEVNLAINLNRTQNPKGITALQDENGKFSMDKFLAQDINSLMDASGKPIDAKNFKDLKFSIEKGGATTDYTFSYGVDFKSVGELMELVKNKTGLTLGLKLDSEGNPVDCSLYLSNSGMQDIKLSVSGKLADKLGLKANESALESAFKGQLSEFVDGKDYKDKDYVKYEGMIFQKNGDGVAAGNPLDDTNGWTLIDSSSVQEYIDKQAKEYDKDSFVIIDGKIYQKLTDKGIVEEVTDPATGEVTIKSPAEDTTNWKQVGETKIGSIGKYENGKTYKQDSIVSHNGILYQKINGEGNTNPAEDTKGWKAIKLNGISSTQLQVPTYETNTEIFSDSGEKFILKSQYVLLEQGDPNSNPATLERWEVRTEIYDSTGKALISDTPVMSEITFNADGSANATPFEVPFNNGSITVDLTKSEDGKTSSNFAYTDSTTKSITQDGTASGIMKDIVINKDGIILVNFTNGRTEPIGRFGVAAFVNDQGLSKVGGNLFEMNARTINGQTSVVSGPPILAWNEDGLAGLKFGQVMDHMLETSNVDTGTALTDLIVYQRGYQMSAKSITTADQLMQEAIQLKR, from the coding sequence ATGGTTGGATCGTTCTATAATGGAATCAGTGGAATCAAAACACATCAATTCGGAATTGATTCCACATCAAACAATATAGCAAATGTCAATACCACAGGTTATAGGGGAAATCTACCAGAATTTAAAAGCCTTTTTGCCACAAATTTAAACTTTATTAATTCAAACTCCCCCATCAATAACGATTATAACTATGGTGCAACCATTGGCTCTAATGCAATTAATTCCAATGATGGCACTTATGTAAAAGCTGATGGGGATTTCAATGTTGCTTATAGTGGAAAGGGCTGGTTTGTTGTTGGGCTTGATAAAAGTGGGGAATTTGATATTAAATCTCCAAATTACACAGGCACACAACAAAATTTCTTCACAAGAGATGGTTCTTTTAGTCTAGATGGCGAAGGATATTTGGTAAATTCTAGTGGTTATTATATGTATGGAATCAATCTAGGAAAAATTGCAGCAGATGGAACTCTAACTGGCACAAATAACCTAGAAGCAGATTATGCAGCGCTTGGAGGATCAAAATTAGAGCCTTTACAAATCCCAAAAGATTTGCATTATAAGCCCACACTCACCACAGAAGTCAATCTAGCAATCAACCTAAACCGCACACAAAATCCAAAGGGCATCACTGCTTTACAAGATGAAAATGGAAAATTTAGTATGGATAAATTCCTAGCACAAGATATTAACTCTCTAATGGATGCAAGCGGTAAGCCTATTGATGCTAAAAACTTTAAAGATCTTAAATTTAGCATTGAAAAAGGCGGAGCAACTACAGATTACACTTTCTCTTATGGAGTAGATTTTAAAAGCGTAGGCGAACTTATGGAGCTAGTCAAAAACAAAACTGGCTTAACACTTGGATTAAAACTTGATAGCGAAGGAAATCCTGTAGATTGTTCTTTATACCTAAGTAATAGCGGAATGCAAGATATAAAATTAAGCGTAAGTGGAAAGCTAGCAGACAAACTAGGCTTAAAAGCAAATGAAAGTGCTTTGGAATCCGCTTTTAAAGGACAACTCAGCGAGTTTGTGGATGGCAAAGACTATAAAGACAAAGATTATGTGAAATATGAGGGAATGATTTTTCAAAAAAATGGAGATGGGGTAGCCGCGGGAAATCCTCTTGATGATACTAATGGCTGGACGCTTATTGATAGTAGCTCTGTGCAAGAATACATCGACAAACAAGCTAAAGAATATGATAAAGATTCCTTTGTTATTATAGATGGAAAGATTTATCAAAAGCTCACCGATAAAGGAATTGTAGAAGAAGTTACAGACCCAGCCACCGGTGAAGTTACTATAAAATCCCCAGCAGAAGATACCACAAACTGGAAGCAGGTAGGTGAAACAAAAATAGGAAGTATCGGAAAATACGAAAATGGTAAAACCTATAAGCAAGATTCCATAGTAAGCCACAATGGAATCTTGTATCAAAAAATTAATGGGGAAGGAAACACAAATCCAGCAGAAGATACCAAAGGCTGGAAAGCCATTAAATTAAATGGTATTAGTAGCACTCAACTTCAAGTTCCAACTTATGAAACAAACACGGAAATCTTTAGTGATTCTGGCGAGAAATTTATCCTAAAGAGTCAATATGTACTCTTAGAACAAGGCGACCCTAATTCTAATCCTGCAACACTAGAACGCTGGGAAGTGCGTACAGAAATTTATGACAGCACAGGAAAAGCACTAATCAGCGATACACCCGTAATGAGTGAAATAACTTTTAATGCTGATGGAAGTGCAAATGCAACTCCTTTTGAAGTGCCATTTAATAATGGCAGTATAACTGTAGATTTAACGAAATCCGAAGATGGTAAAACTTCTAGTAATTTTGCTTATACGGATTCCACCACAAAATCTATCACACAAGATGGAACAGCATCTGGAATTATGAAAGATATAGTTATCAACAAAGATGGCATCATTTTAGTAAATTTCACAAATGGAAGAACAGAACCTATCGGTAGGTTTGGAGTTGCTGCATTTGTCAATGATCAAGGTTTGAGCAAAGTAGGTGGAAATCTTTTTGAAATGAATGCGCGCACTATTAATGGACAAACTAGCGTTGTGAGTGGACCACCCATTCTAGCGTGGAATGAGGATGGGCTTGCAGGGCTTAAATTTGGGCAAGTAATGGATCATATGCTAGAAACTAGCAATGTAGATACAGGGACTGCCCTAACAGATTTAATTGTCTATCAAAGAGGTTATCAAATGAGCGCGAAATCCATCACAACAGCTGACCAACTAATGCAAGAGGCTATCCAACTCAAACGCTAA
- a CDS encoding tetratricopeptide repeat protein — MADNQSFENFSNSLEASNASQNQEGDVIQLDDNFNVLDDILKKEEQPQNTEGKTAKLLDYLAQHKKVTAILVFLLGCLILVFIFLAGLFLTKDHKLATEDSVIESPKEFVIKKSEGLITDAENLEAWIKKANFLYTNGNKQEALELYGKISNYSEVLSNYNLGVAQMEEKAYEEALKSFQKAIDLNEDRVISALNAAVCSLRLEEPLKYRYYLQLAQTYLPYSGNLPLYSYLYSLTNFYLGNYLEAFSSLLHRNSPYYQAESDALLAAMYAYFNNNYKAIEALSKNSTDAKNWFNLALLYARIGDYPRANSLMLQSIDAFGSNQEIDFALLLIKMKLPEYGQAAKISSKYANNESALKNNPYPIKITLRDEFFNIDVAQKRFWESFSGQKLNAYKILFYYAPYKVFDAQEAFNVIQEGGISIHIENLQEAKEILVRGQTISRVNRNIANAILETLNGNIRNANALLKKAVETYPNHSILHYNLGLNYAQMNDFDLAYRHFVRAFHLNPSDLHAGLFAMITAKLTYRDTTRLEEDIGKEIVNFNGNAMEQEFIQALLNFARDGIPHPIELLEKEKSNVAIYYALDFAQGVQLNNQSLLIKSAESLKHITPRDPVANLLALLALNYKDDPKALSLKLQQYYQDQNINKDAFYYGASVVREMYIEVAHIIGTLHYIQQDLDTRLITEQKDVRGVIQALALTYLYLQEFEKAFTLYNSLIDDFKEQDTQTLFLAGVAAVGAGHLENATALLQLAKLEAPTHYETRIANAIIYLQERNFNAASMQFGMLGDSKILSKYFDFKIDTQQLLQNP, encoded by the coding sequence ATGGCAGATAATCAAAGTTTTGAAAACTTCTCTAACTCTTTGGAAGCTTCAAATGCATCACAAAACCAAGAGGGCGATGTTATTCAGCTTGATGATAATTTTAATGTTTTAGATGATATTTTAAAAAAGGAGGAGCAACCACAAAATACAGAAGGGAAAACTGCCAAGTTATTAGATTATTTAGCTCAACATAAAAAAGTAACGGCAATTTTAGTTTTTTTGCTTGGTTGTTTGATTCTTGTTTTTATTTTTCTTGCTGGCTTATTTTTAACAAAAGACCATAAATTAGCGACAGAGGATTCAGTAATAGAATCTCCCAAGGAATTTGTTATTAAAAAAAGTGAGGGGCTTATTACGGATGCTGAGAATTTAGAAGCGTGGATTAAAAAGGCAAATTTTTTATATACAAATGGAAACAAGCAAGAAGCCTTAGAGTTATATGGAAAAATCTCTAATTATTCTGAAGTTTTGTCTAATTACAATTTAGGGGTTGCGCAAATGGAAGAAAAGGCATACGAAGAAGCGCTTAAGTCTTTTCAGAAAGCAATTGATTTAAATGAAGACAGAGTGATTAGTGCTTTAAATGCTGCTGTATGTTCTTTGCGTTTAGAAGAACCGCTAAAATACCGCTATTATTTACAGCTTGCGCAGACTTATTTGCCTTATTCTGGGAATTTACCTTTATATTCCTATTTGTATTCCTTGACAAATTTTTATTTGGGAAATTATTTAGAAGCATTTTCATCGCTATTGCATAGAAATTCTCCATATTATCAAGCAGAAAGTGATGCGTTATTGGCGGCTATGTATGCGTATTTTAATAACAATTATAAAGCCATTGAAGCCTTGAGTAAAAATTCAACAGACGCTAAGAATTGGTTTAACCTTGCCTTGCTTTATGCTCGTATTGGGGATTATCCACGCGCAAATTCTTTAATGTTGCAAAGTATTGATGCATTTGGAAGCAATCAAGAGATAGATTTTGCCTTGCTATTAATTAAAATGAAACTACCAGAATATGGACAGGCTGCTAAAATTTCTAGCAAATATGCAAACAATGAGAGCGCATTAAAAAACAATCCTTATCCAATTAAAATCACTTTGCGCGATGAGTTTTTTAACATAGATGTTGCGCAAAAGCGTTTTTGGGAGAGTTTTAGCGGGCAAAAGCTAAATGCGTATAAGATTTTGTTTTATTATGCGCCTTATAAGGTGTTTGACGCGCAAGAAGCCTTTAATGTGATACAAGAAGGTGGGATCAGCATACATATTGAAAACTTGCAAGAAGCAAAAGAAATTTTGGTGCGAGGACAGACAATTTCGCGTGTAAATCGCAATATCGCAAATGCGATTTTAGAAACGCTAAATGGAAATATCCGTAATGCTAATGCGCTTTTAAAAAAGGCGGTGGAGACTTATCCTAATCATTCTATTTTGCATTATAATTTAGGTTTAAATTATGCGCAAATGAATGATTTTGACTTGGCATATCGTCATTTTGTTCGTGCGTTTCATCTAAATCCTAGTGATTTGCACGCGGGGCTTTTTGCGATGATTACAGCAAAGCTAACATACAGGGATACAACGCGCTTAGAAGAGGATATAGGGAAAGAGATTGTAAATTTTAATGGAAATGCAATGGAGCAAGAGTTTATCCAAGCACTCTTAAACTTCGCACGCGATGGGATTCCACATCCGATAGAGTTGCTAGAGAAGGAAAAAAGTAATGTGGCAATTTATTACGCACTAGATTTTGCACAAGGCGTGCAACTTAATAATCAAAGTTTGCTTATTAAAAGTGCGGAATCCTTAAAGCACATCACGCCACGCGATCCTGTTGCAAACTTGCTAGCCTTGCTTGCGCTCAATTACAAAGATGATCCAAAAGCCCTATCTTTAAAGCTTCAGCAATATTATCAAGATCAAAACATCAATAAGGATGCGTTTTATTATGGCGCATCTGTGGTGCGTGAGATGTATATTGAAGTGGCACATATTATTGGAACTTTGCATTATATTCAGCAAGATTTAGATACGCGTTTAATCACGGAGCAAAAAGATGTGCGTGGCGTGATACAGGCTTTGGCATTGACTTATTTGTATCTGCAAGAGTTTGAAAAGGCTTTTACGCTTTATAATAGTTTGATTGATGATTTTAAAGAACAGGATACGCAAACTCTTTTTTTGGCGGGTGTTGCAGCGGTTGGAGCAGGGCATTTAGAAAATGCTACAGCATTGTTACAATTAGCAAAACTTGAAGCTCCAACGCATTATGAAACAAGGATTGCAAATGCAATTATTTACTTGCAAGAGAGAAATTTTAATGCAGCAAGTATGCAGTTTGGAATGCTCGGGGATTCTAAAATCTTATCTAAATATTTTGATTTTAAAATAGACACGCAACAATTATTGCAAAATCCTTAA